ACTTAGCTCAGGAAATTTTTGATGTCAATGTCAAACTGCATGTGCCAAATCAAATGGGATTACGTAATCCTATATTTACAAATGTAATTAGTGTTATTGAATACTCTACACAGTTAAATGATATCTATCAAATTGCAAAACAAGCAGTTCCAGGACAAACTAAAATGAGTACACAACCTGTTTCTGTACAGCAAGAAATCAAACAAGAAACATATATAGAACAACCACAAGATACCTATGAAGCTTATGAGGAACATAGTGGAAATGGTGAAAAGGTTACTGGAAAAATAAAAGATTTCTTTGCAAATATCTTTGACTAATCTAAATAAATAGGAGGATACATGGTTATGGAATTTTCTTTAGATAATAATATTAACAATGGCGCCATTATCAAAGTTATCGGTGTTGGTGGTGGTGGTGGTAATGCTGTAAATCGTATGATTGAAGAAAATGTTAAAGGCGTTGAATTTATTGTTGCAAACACAGATGTTCAAGCCTTGAAAAATTCAAAGGCAGAAACGGTGATTCAGTTAGGACCTAAATATACAAGAGGATTAGGTGCTGGTTCTCAACCAGAAGTTGGACAAAAAGCGGCAGAAGAAAGTGAACAAGTCATCTCTGATGCTCTGCAAGGTGCAGATATGATTTTTATTACTTCAGGAATGGGTGGCGGTACAGGTACAGGAGCTGCACCTGTTGTAGCTAGAATAGCAAAAGAAATTGGTGCATTAACAGTTGGCGTAGTTACTCGACCATTTAGTTTTGAGGGACCAAAACGTGGACGTTTTGCAGCAGAAGGAATTGCACAATTAAAAGAACATGTAGATACTTTGTTAATTATTTCTAATAATCGCTTATTAGAAGTCGTGGATAAAAAAACACCTATGTTAGAAGCATTTAGAGAAGCAGATAATGTATTAAGACAAGGTGTTCAAGGTATATCTGATTTGATTACAGCTCCTGGTTATGTAAATTTAGATTTTGCTGATGTGAAGACTGTAATGGAAAATCAAGGAACTGCTTTGATGGGAATTGGTGTTGCTAGTGGGGAAGACCGTGTAGTAGAAGCAACGAAAAAAGCTATTTCTTCTCCTCTTCTTGAGACTTCTATCGATGGAGCAGAACAAGTATTATTAAACATTACTGGTGGTTTAGATATGACTTTATTTGAAGCTCAAGATGCTTCAGATATTGTTACAAATGCAGCAAGTGGAGATGTCAATATTATTTTGGGTACATCTATTAATGAAGATTTAAATGATGAAATTCGTGTAACAGTGATTGCAACAGGTATTGATTCTTCGAAAAAAGAAAGAAAACCACACCGCCAACAAAGACAGCAATCACAAACACAATCAACATCACAAGCACCTATGCTAGATATGGAAAAAACAAAATCTCAAACAGACGAAAAAAATGCATTTGGTGATTGGGATCTTCGTCGTGAACAAAATACACGTACAAACAATGATAATGCATCTTTTGATAATGTTGAAAAGAAGGAATTTGAAACGTTCCATCCAGATGAATCATCTTCAAACCCAAATGATGATGAATTAAATACACCACCTTTCTTCCGTAGAAAACGATAGAGAAATTTGGAATACATGTTAATTGATAATTAAAGATAACAAATAAAATCGGTTAATATGAATTAGTATAGTGATGATGTCATATAAATATACTTAACAAGATCAACAGAAAAAACCAGAAAAGTAGTATGTTATCTTGATATAGATAATATAACTTGAAAATTAACGAAATAAATGGATTCATAACACATCAAAAAACTTTCTATATTATAAATTAGCATTTGATTGGTAATTTATAATATAGAAAGGTAAAATTAATAAGTAACCAGATGTATTTTTCAATCTATTAGTTAATTTGAAATTAGCTGAATAAATTGAAAGATAATTGTTAGCAGCAATTTCTTTGCTTTATTAACATAAATATTTAAACAGAAGAAATCTATTTAAATTGTTGATAATATTTTGATATTTATTTGGCTAATGGGTTTCTGTTTCATTCTGATAAGTAAGTCATGAAATAATTGCTGTAATAGGTGATTGATCATCGTTATTGCTGAATGTTGTATATGCATATGAAGTGGAAATGAATTTCTATTGTATTATGAGAAGTAGGTACAATAAAGTTATGCATATTGGAACAGCAATATTCAAAGGTGTACAAATGGAGGAAATTATCTATGTCAATTTTTAATAAAAATTTTCTATCAAACTTTTTTGGTCTTTCTAGTGATGAAGAAGATTATTATGAAGAAGATGGTCATAACGAATACAATCAGCAAGAGAAGATAAACACACAATTTAATTCGGTTGAAAACCATACTAGAAAAGAAGGACAGCCACCTTTAACTGAAAGACCTTCTGCTCGTTATCGTACGACTGAAAAAGAAGAACCGACAGACAGACCAACTAGTGAGAAAAAGGTTGTCTCAATGCATGCTACTCCTGGTTCATTAGGAAATAAACATTTAAGAGAGTCCTCAATGACAAGGTCGTCAAATAAAATTTCAATTATTGAACCAAGAATTTATTCTGAGGCAATGAATATTGCAAAGCATGTACTCGCTCAAGAAGCTGTATTAGTTAATTTTAATTTAATAGAAGAATATCAAGCACGTAGAGTTGTTGATTTTTTGACAGGGATTGTTTATGCAGTAGATGGAGATATTCAAAGAGTTGGTAATGAAATTTTTCTTTGTACGCCATCAACTGTTGAGATAGATAGTGCTACGGCTCAATCTTTAGCAAATAAACAATTGTTTGATTTTTAGAATTATGGAGGGAAATTTTATTTTAGCAATAATTATTACATTCTTGTATAAAGCTGTTCAAATTTATTCAGGTATTTTAGTTATTTATGCTCTATTATCCTGGTTTCCCGGTGCTTATGATTCAAAACTTGGGCAACTAATTGCACGAATTTGTGAAACTTACTTAAGTCTTTTTGATCGATTGAATCTTCATATTGGGATGATAGGGTTTAATGTTATAATTGGTATTATTGTACTTAACTTAGCTGCTGGTGGCTTAGGAATTATTCTTCAATCCATTGCATACTAGAATTACTTTATATAGAAAGGATGATTTATCATAGATGTAAATGTGTATCAACATTTTCGAAAAGATGAACATCCTTTTATTGATACCGTAAATTCATGGTTATCAAAAGTTGAATTATACTATTCACCTTATTTGACTAATTTTTTAGATCCTAGGCAAGCTTATATTTTAGAAACACTTGTTCACCAAAATAATGATCTTTTGTATAAATTTTATGGTGGATATGAAAATGCTGAACGACAACGTTGTATGATTTATCCAAGTTATTATCAGCCATCCGAAGAGGACTTTAAAATTTCGTTAGTTGAAATTACTTATCCGATAAAGTTTGCAACATTATCACATGGAAAAATTTTAGGTACATTGGTAAACATGGGCATTAAAAGAGAATATTTCGGCGATATTATATCAAATGGTACAAAATGGCAAATATTCATTGGAAACGAAATTGAAAGTTATATTATAAACCAATTAGACAGAATTGGAAAAACTTCTGTTTATTTATCTAAAAAAGAAGATACAGAGTTAATTGTTCCGAAAGATAATTGGATTCAGGAAATAGATACTGTGAGTTCCCTAAGACTTGATAATTTAATATCTGCTGTCTACAATATATCTAGGCAACATTCAAAAAAATTAATTGAATCAGGGAAAGTTAAGGTAAATTGGATGGAAAATGGACATCCTGATTTTATCATTGGTTTGCAAGATATTATTTCTATTAGGGGATATGGACGCATTCAATTACAAGCTATTGAAAATAAGACAAAAAAAGGTAAATATCGAATAAACTTAGGTGTCTTAAAAAAATAAGTATTTTATTGATTTAAGAAACTTCTTAGTAATAAACTATTTATCTAGACGCTAATTTGTGTTATTTTAAAAGAGAACATAAAAGATATGATTTGTTAGTGATTGATGTGGGAATAAGCTGAAGAGGTGAAGGAATATGGCATTAACTCCATTAGATATTCAAAATAAAAACTTTGCTACAAAAATGAGAGGTTACAATCAAGATGAAGTCGATGATTTTTTAGATCAGATCACAAAAGATTATGAAGAATTACAACAACGAAATAAAGAAATTGAAAAATCATTAAAACACTCAGAAGAAAAACTACAATATTTTAATGAATTGAAAGATGCCTTAAATCAATCAATTATTGTGGCCCAAGATACAGCGGATAAAGTTAAAGATAGTGCAACAAAAGAATCCGATATGATTGTTACTACGGCTGAAAATACAGCAAATGAATTAATTAGTTCAGCAGAAAGGAAATCAAATGATTTAATTTCTGCAGCTGAGAAAAAAGCTACTGAAATTTTAACGCATGCTACAGAAAATGCACGTCATTTAATTTTAGAAACAGATGAATTAAAGAAAAAAACACGTGTCTTTCATCAGCGATTGAGTCTTATGTTAGAAACACAACTAGAACAAGTGAAGAGTGATGAATGGGACGATATTTTAAAACCAATTTCTGGTTACATAAATGATGCTGATACAATTATTCAGGAAGTACTGGCTGGTGAATTGAATATTTCTGAGAATGATACAACATTCAATACTCCAAAAGAGACGCAAGAACACGAGGAAGAGGAAGTTGTTCAATCAGAAGCTTCAATTGATAATGCAGAAGAAACCTTGATCTCTGATGAAATCAAGGTTGAAAGTTAATCTATTCTAATTATTTTAATCAAGATAGACTAGAAAATTCAATAATCATTCTTTAGAGCGAGTCAATAATGGTGAGAGATTGATAGACCCTGATATTGAATAGATCCTCTATCTTTCATTGGATCTGAAATAAAATCAGTAAGATTCAACGCCTGATCTCGTTATCGGTTTAAAAGGAGACTTCATTGGTCTTAAATCTTGGGTGGTACCGCGAATACTTTCGTCCCTTTTGGACGAAGGTATTTTTTTATATAAAAATTATTTTTTTATAAAAGGAAGGAAGTGCTGATAATATGAAAATAAAAGATACATTACAACTTGGAAAAACAGCTTTTCCCATGCGTGGAAATTTGCCAACTCGTGAGGTTGAATGGCAAAAAGAATGGGAAGAAAAAAAACTATATGAAAAACGGCAACAATTAAATGAAGGAAAACCTTCTTTTGTTCTACATGATGGACCTCCTTTTGCAAATGGAAATATTCATTTAGGACATGCATTGAATAAGATTAGTAAAGATATCATCGTTCGTGCAAAAGCCATGTCTGGATTCCGTTCTCCCTATGTTCCAGGTTGGGATACTCATGGACTACCTATTGAACAAGTGTTAGCAAACAAGGGAGTAAAACGTAAAGAATTATCTTTGGCTGAATACCGAGAAAAATGTAAAGAATATGCATTATCTCAAGTTGATAAACAACGTGAAGACTTTAAACGTTTAGGAATTTCTGGTGATTGGCAAAATCCCTATTTAACATTGGATCCTGTTTATGAAGCGGCAGAAGTACGTGTATTTGGTAAAATGGCTGAATTAGGTTATATCTATAAGGGATTAAAACCGATTTATTGGTCACCTTCTAGTGAATCATCATTGGCAGAAGCAGAAATTGAATATAAAGACATCAAATCACCTTCTATTTATGTTGCTTTTAAAGTAGTTGATGGCAAAGGTCTTTTAGATACAGATACATCTTTTGTTATTTGGACAACTACACCTTGGACCTTGCCAGCAAATGAAGGTATCGCTGTAAATCCTGATTTTGATTATGTGGCCATTGATGTAAACGGCAAAAAATATGTAGTAGCAAAGGATTTATTATCAACCGTAGCAGATACAATTGGCTGGGAAAATCCAAGGATCATTAAAACATTTAAAGGTAAAGAACTAGAATGTATGACAGCACAACATCCTTTTTATGAAAGAACATCACTTGTTGTCTTGGGAGATCATGTCACTTTAGATGCTGGTACTGGACTTGTTCATACAGCACCTGGTCATGGAGAAGATGACTATCTTGTGGGGAAAAAATACAATTTAGAGATTCTCTCACCTATTGATAGTCGAGGCATGTTAACCAAAGAGGCACCAGGTTTTGAAGGTGTTTTTTATGATAAAGCCAATCCAATGGTTATTGAACTTTTAAAAGAGAAAGGAACCTTGTTAAAACTTGATTTCTTTACACATAGTTATCCACATGATTGGCGAACAAAGAAACCGGTTATTTATAGAGCAACGCCACAATGGTTTGCGTCAATTGATAAATTTCGCCAAGATATTTTAAATAATATTAAAACCGTTGATTGGATTATTCCTTGGGGAGAAACACGTTTGTATAATATGATTCGTGATCGAGGCGATTGGGTAATTTCTCGTCAACGTTCTTGGGGAGTACCACTACCCATTTTTTATGCTGAAAATGGTGAGGCAATTATCACTTCTGAAACGATCGATCATGTAGCTAATTTATTTGCAGAGTATGGTTCTAATATTTGGTTCCAAAAAGAAGCTAAGGAATTACTACCTAAGGGTTTTACACATCCAGGTTCTCCTAATGGTGAATTTACAAAGGAAAATGATATCATGGATGTTTGGTTTGATTCTGGCTCCTCTTATGCAGCAGTCTTACAACAACGGCCAGAATTAAGTTTTCCAGCGGACATGTATTTAGAAGGTTCTGATCAATATCGAGGATGGTTTAATTCAAGTTTAACAACAAGTGTTGCCGTTAATAAGCAAGCACCTTATAAATCAGTTATTTCCCAAGGATTTGTTTTAGATGGTGAAGGAAGAAAAATGAGTAAATCGCTAGGAAATACCATTCTGCCAGAAAAAGTCATTAAACAATTAGGTGCAGATATTTTAAGACTTTGGGTAATAAGTGTAGATTATGAAGCAGACGTAAGAGTATCAATGGATATTTTAAAACAAGTGGCTGAAATCTATCGTAAGATTCGTAATACAATGCGTTTCTTATTAGCAAATACAGATGATTTTGATCCAAATAAAAATAAGGTTCATTATAATGAACTACGTTCTGTCGATAAATATATGATGATTCGTTTAAATCAGGTCATCAAAGAGATCCGAGAAGAAGGATATGAAAAATATAATTTTCTAAGAATTTATCGTCAAATCACGAACTTTTTGACTGTTGATTTATCTTCTTTCTATTTAGATTTTGCAAAAGATGTTGTTTATATTGAAGCTGAGAATAATTATCAACGTCGTTGTATGCAAACTGTTTTTTATCAAATTGCTGTTACTATCACTAAATTGTTATCACCAATTTTTCCATTTACATCTGAAGAAATTTGGCAATATGTAAAAGAACCAGAAGAATATGTTCAATTATCTGAATTTCCCGGATTTGAAGAGTTTACTAATCAAGATGAATTGATGGATACTTGGACTGCATTTTTATCATTTAGGGATAAAGTATTAAAAGCATTAGAAGAAGCAAGAAATAGCAAATTAATTGGAAAATCTTTAGAAGCAAAAGTTACTATTTATCCTAATGAACAGGTACGTTTATTATTAGAAGCTGTTGATTCCAATGTTGCTCAATTATTAATTGTTTCTGAATTTGTTGTTAGTGAGAATGAAGTAGATACCTCTAAAAATATTATTGAATTTGATGATATGAAAGTATTGATTGAAAAGGCTGAGGGTGAAACTTGTGAAAGATGTCGCTGTGTTCGTAAAGATTTAGGAATAGATGCTAAATTGCCTCGACTCTGTGGACGCTGTGCAAAAATTGTTGAAGAAAATTATCCAGAAGCAATTAAAGAAGGATTAGAATAATTCAATACTGCTTAATCTATGAATGCCTATATTAAATAAAAAAGATGAGTAGTTATTTTTAGTATGTGTCGTTTTTTACAATGATATAAAAGGTTATTGTATTTATATTTAACTGCCAATGAAAAAGAGAGCAAAATGACTAGTCATTTTGCTCTCTTTTTTAATAAAATTTGTTTATTAAAGTTGTCCTCTTTCTCGATACCACATATCTGGCTGCCATTGCCAAAGAAAGCCATCTTTATTAAGTAGTTCAAAAGCAGAAGAAGGGCCCATTGTTCCTGCTGCATAATTTGGGAATTTTACTTCCGTTTTATCCCATACTTGTCGAATAAGATCAACGATTTTCCATGATTGAGCAACTTCATCCCAATGAGAAAAGTTTGTTCTGTCACCCTTTAAGCAATCTAACAAAAGGCGTTCATAAGCTTCTGGACTATTACCAGCCATTTTTGCAGGTTGACGATAGTCTAATTTAATGGGTTCTGTATCAAAATTCTGTCCAATTTTTTTTCCATTTAAAGTTAGAGAGAAACCTTCTGTAGGTTGAATATAAATCGTTAAAATATTTGAAGGTAGATTGGTTTTATGTTCATCTGTTCTATTTCGAAACATATCAATTGGAACTTGTTTAAAGACAATATTAATACGAGTTCCTTTTTCAGTCATCCGTTTGCCAGTTCGAATATAAAAAGGTACGCCAGACCAACGGAAATTATCAATTAAAAATTTTCCTGCTACAAAGGTTTCGGTGTTAGAATCTTTTGCTACGTTTGATTCATCACGATAACTTGTGAATGTTTTATCGGCTAGCTGTCCTTCTGCATATTGTCCACGAACAAAGTTTTTCAGAACTTCATCTTCTGAATATAGTCGGATAGCTTTTAAAGCCTTAACTTTTTCAGAACGAATTTCTGTTTCTGAAAAGGTAACTGGCCATTCCATTGCAAGTAATGAAACTACCTGTAAAATATGGTTTTGTACCATATCTTTTAAAGCACCACTATGATCATAATATCCACCTCGATCTTCAACACCTATACTCTCTGCAAAGGTAATCTGGATATTATCAATATAACGATTGTTCCATTGAGATTCAAAAATATTATTGGCGAAACGAATAGCAGAAATATTTTGAATCATTTCTTTGCCTAGATAATGGTCAATTCGAAAAATAGCTTCTTCTGGAAAAACAGCTCGAATTTTTTTATTTAAATCATAGGCGGATGAATAATCAAAACCGAATGGCTTTTCAATAATTAAACGATCAAATCCATTATCTGTTAAAATATTTTGCGATTTTAAATGTCTAACAATAGTATCAAAAAATTGAGGAGACATAGCTAAATAATAAATACGGTTTCCTTGTAGTTGATATTTTACATCTAATTGATCAGAAAGCTTTTTTAATGTATTGTAGTGTCCTGAGTCATTTACATTATGTGATTGGTAATAAAAATGATCAGTGAAAGAATTTGCCTCATCTGTTGTTGGATGTAATTCTTTAATCGTTTCTTTAACAATTTCTCGATAATGGTCATTTGTCCATTCTCGACGAGCTGTTCCAATGACAGCAAAATGGTCTCTCAGCAATCCTTTTCGGTAGAGACGAAAAAGTGAGGGATATAATTTTCTTTTTGCTAGGTCACCTGTACCACCAAAAATAGTAAATAAAGCAATACTTTCATTCATATGACAATACTTCCTTTCTTTTTTGATTACAATGGATCAACAAAAATCATATTAGCTGCTTTGTGACTGACAGATAATTCTTTATTGTTATTTTGAATAATGATTGGTCCTTCAAAAGGAATAATAGTTTTAATTGTGTAATCTTCATTAATATTTAAATTGATTGATACGAGATAATCCAAAAGTTCCTTTTCATCTAACACTCTTGCAATTCGTATATGTGTTTTTACTGGAAAGTCAGCTAATGTTCTCCATTTTTTTTCATGAAATAATTGATTTTTTTTAGGAATCATTCCACCATGTGGACAGAACTCTGGCTGCTTTAAAAAATCAGATAAACGATCAGCAAGTGTTTCAGAGGTAACATGTTCTAATACTTCTGCCTCTTCATTGACATCTTTCCATGAATAATTTAGATGTTCAACAAGTAAAACTTCCCACAACCGATGTTTTCGAACAAGATCACCTGCTTTTTGTAAACCAGTTTCAGTAAGCTGGACGCCTTGATAAGGAGAATGTTCTACTAAGTGCTCTTTTACCAATTTAGAGATCATTTCACTGACAGAAGCAGCAGAGACATTCAAGCCTGAAACAATTTGTTTGTTATTTATTTTATCTTTGTCGCCACCTAGTTCAAGAATTAATTTTAGGTAATCTTCACGGTTTGGTGTCATATATTTTTCACCCTTTCAATGAAACCATCATCTCTAGTTTATCAGAAAAAATGTTTTTTGACTATTTAATAATAAACGTGTGATTAATTA
The genomic region above belongs to Melissococcus plutonius ATCC 35311 and contains:
- the ftsZ gene encoding cell division protein FtsZ, whose protein sequence is MEFSLDNNINNGAIIKVIGVGGGGGNAVNRMIEENVKGVEFIVANTDVQALKNSKAETVIQLGPKYTRGLGAGSQPEVGQKAAEESEQVISDALQGADMIFITSGMGGGTGTGAAPVVARIAKEIGALTVGVVTRPFSFEGPKRGRFAAEGIAQLKEHVDTLLIISNNRLLEVVDKKTPMLEAFREADNVLRQGVQGISDLITAPGYVNLDFADVKTVMENQGTALMGIGVASGEDRVVEATKKAISSPLLETSIDGAEQVLLNITGGLDMTLFEAQDASDIVTNAASGDVNIILGTSINEDLNDEIRVTVIATGIDSSKKERKPHRQQRQQSQTQSTSQAPMLDMEKTKSQTDEKNAFGDWDLRREQNTRTNNDNASFDNVEKKEFETFHPDESSSNPNDDELNTPPFFRRKR
- a CDS encoding cell division protein SepF — translated: MSIFNKNFLSNFFGLSSDEEDYYEEDGHNEYNQQEKINTQFNSVENHTRKEGQPPLTERPSARYRTTEKEEPTDRPTSEKKVVSMHATPGSLGNKHLRESSMTRSSNKISIIEPRIYSEAMNIAKHVLAQEAVLVNFNLIEEYQARRVVDFLTGIVYAVDGDIQRVGNEIFLCTPSTVEIDSATAQSLANKQLFDF
- a CDS encoding YggT family protein, coding for MEGNFILAIIITFLYKAVQIYSGILVIYALLSWFPGAYDSKLGQLIARICETYLSLFDRLNLHIGMIGFNVIIGIIVLNLAAGGLGIILQSIAY
- a CDS encoding RNA-binding protein; its protein translation is MDVNVYQHFRKDEHPFIDTVNSWLSKVELYYSPYLTNFLDPRQAYILETLVHQNNDLLYKFYGGYENAERQRCMIYPSYYQPSEEDFKISLVEITYPIKFATLSHGKILGTLVNMGIKREYFGDIISNGTKWQIFIGNEIESYIINQLDRIGKTSVYLSKKEDTELIVPKDNWIQEIDTVSSLRLDNLISAVYNISRQHSKKLIESGKVKVNWMENGHPDFIIGLQDIISIRGYGRIQLQAIENKTKKGKYRINLGVLKK
- a CDS encoding DivIVA domain-containing protein, with translation MALTPLDIQNKNFATKMRGYNQDEVDDFLDQITKDYEELQQRNKEIEKSLKHSEEKLQYFNELKDALNQSIIVAQDTADKVKDSATKESDMIVTTAENTANELISSAERKSNDLISAAEKKATEILTHATENARHLILETDELKKKTRVFHQRLSLMLETQLEQVKSDEWDDILKPISGYINDADTIIQEVLAGELNISENDTTFNTPKETQEHEEEEVVQSEASIDNAEETLISDEIKVES
- the ileS gene encoding isoleucine--tRNA ligase; the encoded protein is MKIKDTLQLGKTAFPMRGNLPTREVEWQKEWEEKKLYEKRQQLNEGKPSFVLHDGPPFANGNIHLGHALNKISKDIIVRAKAMSGFRSPYVPGWDTHGLPIEQVLANKGVKRKELSLAEYREKCKEYALSQVDKQREDFKRLGISGDWQNPYLTLDPVYEAAEVRVFGKMAELGYIYKGLKPIYWSPSSESSLAEAEIEYKDIKSPSIYVAFKVVDGKGLLDTDTSFVIWTTTPWTLPANEGIAVNPDFDYVAIDVNGKKYVVAKDLLSTVADTIGWENPRIIKTFKGKELECMTAQHPFYERTSLVVLGDHVTLDAGTGLVHTAPGHGEDDYLVGKKYNLEILSPIDSRGMLTKEAPGFEGVFYDKANPMVIELLKEKGTLLKLDFFTHSYPHDWRTKKPVIYRATPQWFASIDKFRQDILNNIKTVDWIIPWGETRLYNMIRDRGDWVISRQRSWGVPLPIFYAENGEAIITSETIDHVANLFAEYGSNIWFQKEAKELLPKGFTHPGSPNGEFTKENDIMDVWFDSGSSYAAVLQQRPELSFPADMYLEGSDQYRGWFNSSLTTSVAVNKQAPYKSVISQGFVLDGEGRKMSKSLGNTILPEKVIKQLGADILRLWVISVDYEADVRVSMDILKQVAEIYRKIRNTMRFLLANTDDFDPNKNKVHYNELRSVDKYMMIRLNQVIKEIREEGYEKYNFLRIYRQITNFLTVDLSSFYLDFAKDVVYIEAENNYQRRCMQTVFYQIAVTITKLLSPIFPFTSEEIWQYVKEPEEYVQLSEFPGFEEFTNQDELMDTWTAFLSFRDKVLKALEEARNSKLIGKSLEAKVTIYPNEQVRLLLEAVDSNVAQLLIVSEFVVSENEVDTSKNIIEFDDMKVLIEKAEGETCERCRCVRKDLGIDAKLPRLCGRCAKIVEENYPEAIKEGLE
- the zwf gene encoding glucose-6-phosphate dehydrogenase, whose protein sequence is MNESIALFTIFGGTGDLAKRKLYPSLFRLYRKGLLRDHFAVIGTARREWTNDHYREIVKETIKELHPTTDEANSFTDHFYYQSHNVNDSGHYNTLKKLSDQLDVKYQLQGNRIYYLAMSPQFFDTIVRHLKSQNILTDNGFDRLIIEKPFGFDYSSAYDLNKKIRAVFPEEAIFRIDHYLGKEMIQNISAIRFANNIFESQWNNRYIDNIQITFAESIGVEDRGGYYDHSGALKDMVQNHILQVVSLLAMEWPVTFSETEIRSEKVKALKAIRLYSEDEVLKNFVRGQYAEGQLADKTFTSYRDESNVAKDSNTETFVAGKFLIDNFRWSGVPFYIRTGKRMTEKGTRINIVFKQVPIDMFRNRTDEHKTNLPSNILTIYIQPTEGFSLTLNGKKIGQNFDTEPIKLDYRQPAKMAGNSPEAYERLLLDCLKGDRTNFSHWDEVAQSWKIVDLIRQVWDKTEVKFPNYAAGTMGPSSAFELLNKDGFLWQWQPDMWYRERGQL
- a CDS encoding metal-dependent transcriptional regulator, coding for MTPNREDYLKLILELGGDKDKINNKQIVSGLNVSAASVSEMISKLVKEHLVEHSPYQGVQLTETGLQKAGDLVRKHRLWEVLLVEHLNYSWKDVNEEAEVLEHVTSETLADRLSDFLKQPEFCPHGGMIPKKNQLFHEKKWRTLADFPVKTHIRIARVLDEKELLDYLVSINLNINEDYTIKTIIPFEGPIIIQNNNKELSVSHKAANMIFVDPL